The sequence below is a genomic window from Streptomyces sp. NBC_00289.
TCATGTTCTCGTTGGTGCCGCGCTGCCAGGGCGAGTGAGGGTCGCAGAAGTAGATCCGGAAGCCGGTGAGGGCCTCGATGTCCTCGTGGAGCGTCAGTTCGCGCCCCTGGTCCCAGGTGAGGGTTCTCTTCATCTGGGGCGGGATATGCGCGGTCTGCGTGATCAGCGCGTTGCGCACCTGCGGGGCCTTCCAGCCGCCGGGCAGGTGGATCAGGTGAACGTAACGGGTGGTGCGCTCGACCAGGGTGCCGATCGCCGAGCCCTGTCCGCGGCCGATGATGAGGTCTCCCTCCCAATGCCCGGGAGATCTGCGGTCGTTGACCTCAACGGGGCGCCGGTGGATCAGCGTCATGTTCTTGATCTTGTTCAGGGTGGGCACGCCGCGACGCTGCTTCTTGCGTCGGGTTCGGCCGGTGCGGAGCTTGAGCGTCGCGCCGGCCGAGGAGGCCGGCAAACAGGGCCCGGTAGATCGTCTCCGGGCATGCCCGCATCGATGTGTCGTGGGCGTGTTCGCGGGCCAGGTGACGCGAGATCTGCTGAGGAGACCACTTCTCAGTGAGCTTCTCGCGCACGAACGTCCGCAGCGGCTCGCCGACCCGGATCTTCTCCTCTTTGGGACGCCTGCGACGCAGGAGGGCGCGATTGTGGGCCCACCAGGGGTTGTAGCGGCCGTCCGGCTTGCTGTTGCGCTCGATCTCCCGGTAGACGCTCTGAAAGCTCTTCCCGATCGAGGCCGCGATCCGCTTCACGCTCTGATCGGAGTGCAGGCCGTCGGCGATCGCGATGCGGTCGTCCTGGGTGAGGAAGCGCGGCGATATCGGGCCGGGGTCAGCAATGATCATGCTCCCAGCATCGATGAACCACAACGAACCGCAGCTCGTGGACACCCCGACCTGGCGGGCGGCAGCCGCACCTCGATACCCCGCGTGCAGCAGCTCGAAGTACCTCTTCTTCACCGCAGTCGGCACTCTGTTGGGGGCGTACCTCGGCATGCAAACACTCTCCTTCCGGAGCGTTCGCAACAACCAATAGAACTCAAGGTGTTTACCCCGTTTTGTTCGTCGATGCCATCAACGTCAAGATCAGGGTTCTGTCAACGATCTTGTGATCCGGACGGTCGAGTACCCCACGCCGCCCAGGTCGCCAAGGCCGTACGCCACCGCACCGACACCAAGACCGGCAAGCAGAGCCGGGAAACGGTCTACGTGATCACCGACCTGACCAGCCGCCAAGCGTCTCCCGAACGGATCGCAACGATCTTGAGGGCGCACTGGGTGATCGAAAACAGGCTCCACTTCGTCCGCGACACCGCCTTCCGCGAAGACGCCTCCAAGATCCGCACCGGGCACAGCCCGGAGAACATGGCCACCCTCCGCAGCTTCGCCATCAACCAACTCCGCGACGCCGGCCACACCAACATCGCCGCCGGACTCCGCACCACAGCCCTCCGCCCCTACGAGCGGCCACTGGCCCTACTCGGCCTCAACTGACCTGCGCGACACACGATCGAAGGACTTTGCAATCGCCCTGGACACCGACCCCTTGATCAGGTGGGGCCCAGGGCTGTTCCAAAATCCTGCCCCGCCACCACCTGAACCCTCCCCGCCTGCCGCATCCATCAGGACACCGACGCCGGAGAGTCAACTCGACCTGCCCGGGCACTACTTCATTTTCGGATCAGATCCAGAAA
It includes:
- a CDS encoding transposase, whose product is MIIADPGPISPRFLTQDDRIAIADGLHSDQSVKRIAASIGKSFQSVYREIERNSKPDGRYNPWWAHNRALLRRRRPKEEKIRVGEPLRTFVREKLTEKWSPQQISRHLAREHAHDTSMRACPETIYRALFAGLLGRRDAQAPHRPNPTQEAASRRAHPEQDQEHDADPPAPR
- a CDS encoding ISAs1 family transposase, translated to MPSTSRSGFCQRSCDPDGRVPHAAQVAKAVRHRTDTKTGKQSRETVYVITDLTSRQASPERIATILRAHWVIENRLHFVRDTAFREDASKIRTGHSPENMATLRSFAINQLRDAGHTNIAAGLRTTALRPYERPLALLGLN
- a CDS encoding IS30 family transposase codes for the protein MPTLNKIKNMTLIHRRPVEVNDRRSPGHWEGDLIIGRGQGSAIGTLVERTTRYVHLIHLPGGWKAPQVRNALITQTAHIPPQMKRTLTWDQGRELTLHEDIEALTGFRIYFCDPHSPWQRGTNENMNGLLRQYFPKGTDLSVHTAQDLRAVARQLNHRPRIVLGDKTPAEAMQECLTGPLTR